A genomic window from Alicyclobacillus dauci includes:
- a CDS encoding ABC transporter substrate-binding protein, which translates to MKACSFVPAATRMIYDMGLEEHLSGVTFECVSDRPKIVHSILEGNHYTSAEIDRVVSEYAAADKSPYYVDMELLQSIQPDVAFTQHVCDVCQIGTSYVERALGSLTRFPTVIPLVPRNLEDILDNALSVAEALGQADTGRAYVAGLKERIARVIDVLRSHGAPLRRVMVMEWMNPVYNCGHWIPYQISIAGGVDMLSNPSGYSVVTSWEKVVQYNPEVLVIAPCGFDVARAAQEVSQMTQSGWNDLQAVIHDRVYVADADMFTQPSASTVIDGVEVLASLFHPDIFELPESLRHKVSSLANLLPTSIGTSR; encoded by the coding sequence GTGAAAGCATGTTCATTTGTACCCGCAGCAACAAGAATGATTTACGACATGGGCCTTGAGGAACATCTGTCGGGCGTTACATTTGAATGCGTATCCGACAGGCCGAAGATCGTTCATTCGATTCTGGAGGGGAACCACTATACGTCGGCCGAGATCGATCGCGTCGTAAGTGAGTATGCAGCCGCCGACAAGTCGCCCTACTATGTTGATATGGAACTGCTGCAGTCCATTCAGCCGGATGTTGCCTTTACACAACATGTGTGTGATGTATGTCAGATCGGTACGTCCTATGTAGAGCGTGCCTTGGGTTCATTGACTCGGTTTCCCACTGTCATCCCTCTCGTTCCCAGGAATTTGGAAGATATTCTCGACAATGCGTTAAGCGTTGCGGAAGCACTGGGTCAAGCGGATACGGGAAGAGCCTATGTGGCGGGGCTGAAGGAGCGGATTGCCCGGGTAATCGATGTCCTTCGGTCACATGGCGCTCCCTTGCGCCGGGTGATGGTAATGGAGTGGATGAATCCTGTCTATAACTGCGGCCACTGGATTCCGTATCAAATTTCCATCGCTGGCGGCGTTGATATGCTGTCGAATCCATCTGGGTATTCTGTCGTGACAAGTTGGGAAAAAGTTGTTCAGTATAATCCGGAGGTTCTGGTCATTGCGCCTTGTGGATTTGATGTCGCCAGAGCTGCGCAAGAAGTGTCCCAGATGACACAGTCCGGCTGGAACGATCTCCAGGCAGTCATTCACGATCGCGTTTATGTTGCTGACGCGGATATGTTTACACAACCGAGCGCATCGACCGTTATCGACGGTGTCGAGGTTTTAGCATCTTTGTTTCATCCAGACATATTTGAACTTCCAGAGAGCCTACGACATAAAGTCTCGAGTCTTGCAAACTTACTCCCAACCTCCATAGGCACTTCAAGATAA
- a CDS encoding methylated-DNA--[protein]-cysteine S-methyltransferase produces the protein MNEATKVYWGSLTHNGWTIYAASTTQGLCCVTFPNQTFVDLSGFVSSRFPNANLEQNEHLLAPYMVELEEYLEGHRTYFSIPLDLHGTSFQQSVWNELLNIPHGQTATYSSIATSIGRPSAVRAVGTAIGKNPIAFIVPCHRVVGKDGSLTGYRGGLDVKSALLKLEGMEVSEKGCP, from the coding sequence GTGAATGAAGCGACGAAGGTGTACTGGGGTTCACTCACCCATAACGGATGGACGATATACGCGGCCTCAACCACCCAAGGACTATGTTGTGTAACCTTCCCAAATCAGACCTTTGTCGATCTGTCCGGTTTTGTCTCAAGCCGTTTTCCAAACGCTAATCTTGAACAAAACGAGCACCTTCTAGCTCCGTACATGGTAGAGCTAGAGGAATACTTGGAGGGACACCGAACCTATTTTTCGATCCCGCTGGATTTACACGGAACCTCTTTTCAACAGTCGGTGTGGAACGAGCTATTAAACATCCCCCACGGCCAGACTGCAACATATTCAAGTATCGCTACATCTATCGGACGTCCGTCAGCAGTACGTGCAGTTGGGACGGCAATTGGAAAAAACCCAATCGCATTTATCGTGCCGTGCCACCGAGTGGTCGGCAAAGATGGATCGCTCACTGGCTACCGTGGAGGACTCGACGTCAAATCGGCGCTGCTAAAATTAGAAGGTATGGAAGTCTCGGAAAAGGGCTGCCCATAG
- a CDS encoding DinB family protein: MGDTIELYQYHVWANESVFKHLSNLPKDVYRKPVQSVFPTIGDTLAHIYIVDNVWLTAMSGAMENFSSLLPSWQEEVKDATFERFYEIFSKLASRYELFLTGETDLDAIAEYSHPTYGTLRARYKDIVQHVVNHGTYHRGNISAILRQLGYTGASTDYVFYLYDLNR; this comes from the coding sequence GTGGGCGACACAATTGAGTTGTATCAGTATCATGTGTGGGCTAATGAGTCAGTGTTCAAACACCTCAGTAACCTTCCCAAAGATGTATACCGGAAACCCGTACAGAGCGTATTTCCAACTATCGGTGACACACTCGCGCATATATACATCGTGGATAACGTATGGCTGACGGCTATGTCTGGTGCCATGGAGAACTTCTCTTCATTGTTGCCCAGTTGGCAAGAAGAGGTCAAAGATGCTACGTTCGAAAGATTTTACGAAATATTTTCAAAGCTAGCTAGCCGGTACGAGTTATTCCTGACAGGCGAAACGGATTTAGATGCCATCGCAGAGTACTCACACCCCACTTACGGGACATTGCGGGCAAGATATAAGGATATCGTTCAGCACGTAGTCAACCACGGTACGTACCATCGCGGAAACATATCGGCCATTCTTCGGCAGCTTGGATACACGGGCGCTTCAACAGACTATGTGTTTTATTTGTATGACTTAAATCGGTAA
- a CDS encoding DinB family protein: MEFDWKTWFIDVWEDNRRLTNNVARTLVAAEAMDKVLVEGMRPFRELLLEILGMERWNVRGLAYDQWEYEAPPEVLRTAPVAEVLDYGTIVREETRQLWPNIPFAEFVKMRPSPAPFVPEGTAIERLTYTLENEIHHRGQGYVYVRLLGQEPPAFFMRQE; this comes from the coding sequence ATGGAATTTGACTGGAAGACGTGGTTTATCGATGTATGGGAGGACAACCGGCGTCTGACGAACAACGTGGCCCGTACACTTGTGGCAGCCGAGGCGATGGACAAGGTACTTGTTGAAGGTATGCGACCGTTTCGAGAGCTACTGCTGGAAATCTTGGGTATGGAGCGATGGAATGTCCGCGGTTTGGCCTACGACCAGTGGGAATATGAAGCTCCACCGGAAGTCTTGCGTACCGCTCCTGTCGCCGAAGTATTGGATTATGGCACGATTGTTCGTGAAGAGACGAGACAATTGTGGCCAAACATTCCCTTCGCCGAATTCGTCAAAATGCGGCCGTCTCCCGCACCGTTTGTTCCAGAGGGCACCGCAATTGAGCGGCTGACGTACACGCTGGAGAACGAGATTCACCATCGTGGGCAAGGATACGTCTATGTGCGTTTGCTGGGGCAAGAGCCTCCGGCGTTTTTCATGCGCCAAGAGTGA
- a CDS encoding helix-turn-helix transcriptional regulator, producing MAKSDCMLAIVWLLRSRGRMTAKELAETLESSVRSVYRYVDSLCASGVPIEAESGREGGYRLPISYESAPLFFTAEERTALAHSAVFAQKAGYPFTAELTGALRKIEYYSTPAQLEDVALHSNGLHVMATVDHSTYKNTLADLERAIANGITVQITYRKAKGQTHVVREVDPYGLVHWRDRWYVVGYCHLRVEVRNFRVDRISEYFETSFNFTRPEGFSASDFFAAKQINATTTADKLDRVLPWWATTMPSMICQNIGSWVHVWCRNHRMKHCF from the coding sequence ATGGCTAAATCCGATTGTATGTTGGCAATTGTATGGCTTCTACGATCACGAGGCCGTATGACAGCGAAGGAGCTAGCGGAAACCCTCGAAAGTAGCGTGCGCTCTGTCTATCGGTACGTTGACTCTCTATGTGCAAGTGGTGTGCCTATCGAAGCGGAATCAGGACGTGAAGGTGGGTACCGGTTACCAATCTCTTATGAAAGCGCGCCCCTGTTCTTTACTGCGGAAGAAAGAACTGCGTTAGCACATTCCGCTGTGTTCGCGCAAAAGGCTGGATACCCATTTACCGCCGAACTGACTGGCGCCCTTCGTAAAATCGAGTACTACAGTACGCCAGCACAACTGGAAGACGTAGCTCTTCACTCAAATGGCCTGCACGTGATGGCCACCGTAGACCATAGTACCTACAAAAATACACTTGCTGACTTGGAGCGAGCGATAGCGAACGGTATAACCGTGCAAATCACATACCGTAAAGCAAAGGGACAGACCCATGTTGTGCGAGAAGTTGATCCGTACGGTCTCGTACACTGGCGGGATCGCTGGTACGTCGTTGGATACTGCCACCTTCGTGTTGAGGTTCGGAATTTTCGCGTGGATCGTATCAGTGAATATTTCGAAACGTCCTTCAACTTCACACGCCCCGAAGGTTTTTCGGCGTCCGATTTCTTCGCCGCCAAGCAAATCAATGCGACGACAACCGCGGATAAACTCGACCGTGTGTTACCCTGGTGGGCGACAACGATGCCATCGATGATCTGTCAAAACATTGGTTCATGGGTCCACGTTTGGTGTCGCAATCATCGAATGAAGCACTGTTTTTAG
- a CDS encoding IS110 family RNA-guided transposase — translation MDVVYERCCGLDVHKKTVVACVLTPEAKEIRTFSTMTEDLLEMVDWLGQHECTHVAMESTASFWKPIYNLLESADCQVLVVNAKHMKNVPGRKTDVKDAEWIAGLLRHGLLQASYIPNREQRELRELIRYRRSLIDERAREVNRVQKVLEGANIKLSAVASNTLGKSGRAMLEAMIHGEEDPEVLSGLAKGRMKAKKADLHKALNGLMGSHQRMMLAAQLRHIDYLDEEIARLDEEVKERMLPFEEDLELVDTIPGVGRRTAEQILAEIGTDMTQFPSAAHLCSWAGLAPGNNESAGKRKSGKTRKGNQKLRAALVEAARAAARTKQTYLSAQYHRIAARRGKNRAAVAVAHSILTIVYYVLQRRQPYIELGPTYYEARKKDAVVKQAIRKLQSLGLEVTVKPVA, via the coding sequence ATGGATGTCGTATACGAACGTTGTTGCGGCCTCGATGTGCACAAGAAGACGGTGGTCGCCTGTGTGCTGACGCCGGAGGCCAAGGAGATTCGCACGTTCTCCACGATGACGGAGGATCTCCTGGAGATGGTTGACTGGTTAGGACAACATGAATGCACGCATGTTGCTATGGAAAGCACAGCTTCATTCTGGAAGCCAATCTACAACCTTCTGGAGTCGGCGGACTGTCAAGTGCTTGTGGTGAACGCCAAGCACATGAAGAACGTTCCGGGCCGTAAGACCGATGTGAAGGATGCCGAATGGATCGCCGGATTGCTCCGCCACGGGCTGTTGCAAGCCAGTTACATCCCCAACCGTGAACAACGGGAACTACGAGAACTCATTCGCTACCGCCGAAGTCTCATTGACGAGCGGGCAAGAGAGGTGAATCGGGTTCAAAAGGTGTTGGAAGGTGCCAACATCAAGCTTTCTGCAGTGGCCAGCAATACACTTGGCAAATCTGGGCGGGCGATGTTGGAAGCAATGATCCACGGAGAAGAAGACCCGGAGGTATTGTCAGGGTTAGCCAAAGGCCGGATGAAGGCGAAGAAGGCCGATTTGCACAAGGCACTGAATGGGCTTATGGGCTCCCACCAACGAATGATGCTGGCAGCCCAATTACGTCACATCGATTACTTGGATGAAGAGATTGCCCGGCTGGATGAAGAAGTCAAGGAGCGCATGCTCCCTTTTGAAGAAGACCTGGAGCTAGTGGACACCATCCCCGGTGTCGGTCGACGAACAGCAGAACAAATTCTGGCTGAAATTGGGACAGACATGACCCAATTTCCGTCTGCTGCCCATTTATGCTCTTGGGCAGGACTGGCTCCAGGGAACAATGAAAGCGCCGGGAAACGAAAGTCGGGGAAAACACGCAAAGGGAATCAAAAACTCAGAGCAGCGCTGGTGGAAGCAGCACGCGCAGCGGCGAGAACGAAGCAGACTTATCTCTCTGCCCAGTACCATCGAATTGCAGCTCGAAGAGGCAAAAACCGTGCAGCAGTTGCAGTGGCCCACAGCATCTTAACCATCGTGTATTACGTGTTACAGCGACGTCAGCCTTATATTGAACTCGGCCCAACATATTACGAAGCACGCAAGAAAGACGCAGTCGTAAAGCAGGCGATCCGGAAGTTGCAATCACTCGGGTTGGAGGTCACCGTAAAACCTGTTGCATAA
- the bioB gene encoding biotin synthase BioB: protein MGLFQYVVLPWSSLNYFQDRKKYFGRRVKLNMILNAKSGLCPENCSYCSQSIVSEAPIDKYPLLSKETILAGAEEAQRRMAGTYCIVMSGRRPSNREIEQVADAVKEIRKTSSLKICCCLGFLTPEHAKVLTEAGVHRYNHNLNTSQENYERICTTHTYDDRVETIERVKCAGMSPCSGVIFGMGETDEGRVDMAFSLKKLDADSIPCNFLNPIDDTPLAGHRELTPNTCLKILDMMRFVNPTKEIRIAGGREVNLGSLQPLGLYAANSIFVGDYLTTAGQLPDADWQMIQDLGFEIEACAL from the coding sequence GTGGGCTTATTTCAGTATGTCGTTTTACCCTGGTCATCGCTCAATTATTTTCAGGATAGAAAGAAGTATTTTGGTCGACGAGTTAAATTGAACATGATTTTGAACGCGAAATCGGGGTTATGTCCGGAGAACTGTTCGTATTGTTCGCAATCTATCGTCTCAGAAGCACCGATAGACAAGTATCCTCTTCTCAGTAAAGAGACCATTCTAGCTGGGGCAGAGGAAGCACAACGGCGCATGGCCGGCACGTATTGTATTGTCATGTCCGGCAGGAGGCCGTCTAACCGCGAGATTGAACAGGTTGCGGACGCTGTAAAGGAAATTCGTAAAACGAGTAGTTTGAAAATTTGCTGTTGCCTAGGCTTTCTGACTCCAGAGCACGCTAAAGTACTCACAGAAGCGGGTGTCCATCGCTACAATCACAATTTGAACACAAGTCAGGAAAACTATGAGCGTATTTGTACAACGCACACGTACGATGATCGAGTGGAAACCATAGAGCGAGTGAAATGCGCTGGTATGTCTCCTTGCTCAGGAGTTATTTTTGGTATGGGCGAGACGGACGAAGGCCGTGTTGACATGGCATTCTCTCTGAAGAAACTCGATGCGGATTCAATCCCCTGCAATTTTTTGAATCCCATCGATGACACGCCTCTTGCCGGACATAGAGAGTTAACGCCAAATACGTGCTTGAAAATCCTGGATATGATGCGCTTTGTCAATCCAACGAAAGAAATTCGCATCGCGGGCGGACGCGAGGTCAACCTTGGTTCACTCCAGCCACTTGGTTTGTATGCGGCAAATTCCATTTTTGTCGGAGACTATTTGACAACGGCTGGTCAACTGCCCGACGCGGACTGGCAGATGATTCAGGACCTCGGATTTGAAATTGAAGCGTGTGCATTGTGA
- a CDS encoding FTR1 family protein: MLLVVMNWFFHRIYWTGWISMHNRKKREIIDTLESPADQTGLDTAKSIAYKGLVVLGFTSVYREGFEVVLFLQSTRMQLGSGVVVTGAAIGLVLTLLVAVLAFIAHRRLPYKKMLVLTGVMLGMVLLVMVGEQIQEMQLAGWMPTTTIPVHIPDWMGLWFCLFNNVQSIVAQIVAALFVVGSYFGAQYVRVWKPRRRQSAKTA, translated from the coding sequence GTGTTGTTGGTGGTGATGAACTGGTTCTTTCATCGAATTTACTGGACCGGCTGGATTTCCATGCACAACCGTAAAAAACGCGAAATCATTGATACGTTGGAGTCACCAGCTGATCAGACTGGTTTGGATACTGCGAAGTCGATAGCGTATAAAGGGCTCGTTGTTCTTGGATTCACATCCGTATACCGAGAGGGATTCGAAGTCGTCCTATTTTTACAGAGCACTCGGATGCAATTGGGATCGGGTGTGGTTGTAACTGGAGCCGCAATTGGGTTGGTGTTGACACTCCTGGTCGCTGTCCTTGCTTTCATTGCACATAGGCGGCTTCCGTACAAAAAGATGCTCGTTCTCACTGGTGTTATGTTAGGTATGGTTCTCCTGGTCATGGTGGGAGAACAAATTCAAGAGATGCAGTTGGCTGGTTGGATGCCGACCACCACGATCCCGGTTCACATTCCCGATTGGATGGGGCTATGGTTCTGCCTGTTCAACAACGTTCAATCTATTGTCGCGCAAATCGTTGCAGCCTTGTTCGTAGTCGGTTCCTACTTTGGTGCCCAATATGTACGCGTTTGGAAACCGCGGCGAAGACAGTCAGCAAAGACAGCGTGA
- a CDS encoding bile acid:sodium symporter family protein, with protein MKTLEAISRFVGSTFAYWVLLFAIVAFIAPHDFVWIGKYTVELLGVVMFGMGLTLSPADFKEVFRRPKDVAIGVVSHFVVMPLLAFLICLALRLPSDIAVGVILVGSCPSGTSSNVMTFLARGDVSLAVSIASVSTILAPIVTPALILLFASKWVAVNPVSLFWQIVQVIIIPIIIGLIVKSIFRGTAKTTSKILPLVSAIAIVAIVAGVVSGSHKQIAATGLLIFLAVVLHNVCGFALGYLLAKITGMELPKRAAVSLEVGMQNSALGVAIAKAHFTPIAAVPSAIFSVWHNISGAILASIYRGMNQRRQERAGHADSSGTLDV; from the coding sequence CTGAAAACGTTGGAAGCGATAAGTCGATTTGTTGGGAGTACGTTTGCGTACTGGGTGCTATTGTTTGCAATTGTGGCATTCATAGCACCGCATGATTTCGTATGGATCGGAAAATATACGGTTGAACTTTTGGGTGTCGTCATGTTTGGCATGGGTTTAACCTTGTCTCCAGCCGACTTCAAAGAAGTTTTCCGCAGGCCTAAGGATGTGGCTATCGGGGTGGTTAGCCATTTCGTCGTCATGCCCTTACTGGCATTTTTGATCTGTTTGGCATTGCGATTACCATCTGACATTGCTGTGGGCGTTATTTTAGTGGGAAGTTGCCCCAGTGGTACATCATCCAATGTCATGACATTTCTGGCGCGGGGCGATGTCTCCCTCGCTGTTTCCATCGCGTCAGTATCCACCATTCTGGCCCCCATTGTTACGCCAGCGTTGATTCTGTTGTTCGCAAGCAAGTGGGTGGCGGTAAACCCAGTTTCTCTCTTCTGGCAAATTGTTCAGGTGATCATTATTCCAATTATCATTGGCCTAATCGTGAAATCCATATTTCGAGGCACAGCAAAAACGACCAGTAAAATTTTGCCCCTAGTTTCAGCCATAGCAATCGTCGCAATTGTTGCCGGAGTCGTAAGTGGGAGTCATAAACAAATTGCCGCTACTGGCCTACTGATATTTCTGGCTGTCGTTTTACACAACGTATGCGGTTTTGCCCTGGGTTATTTATTGGCTAAGATCACCGGGATGGAGCTTCCGAAACGTGCGGCTGTTTCATTGGAAGTGGGTATGCAAAATTCAGCTTTGGGCGTGGCCATCGCAAAGGCCCATTTTACACCTATAGCAGCTGTACCAAGCGCAATTTTCAGTGTCTGGCACAATATTTCTGGTGCCATTCTTGCGAGCATATACAGAGGAATGAACCAGAGAAGACAAGAACGGGCGGGGCACGCGGATTCATCCGGCACGCTTGACGTTTAA
- a CDS encoding nucleoid-associated protein: MLNFAAVNMERLVIHRVGNKANEEELLCSNAIVKIDDEQVQQLLFKYLLQPFRKNENINRFSHSTDIRFNEIYMYITQVFQDPNTFLEQSKNIARHLYENSTHPRIKGGEFYMAYLHNVEDGDIITDAIGLFRTENKETYLKVVERSDAFNVVSDSGINIKALDKGCLVLNTNAEQGYKVYVVDSHSKAANEARYWKDDFLRIEPARPEDAITRDYIEMVGQFVTDEIVDENKIKPVELRSRTLQFFEDNPKFEMSRFEEEVLQEPTYIESFRAYSGQYQEEHAMEPPTEFQISPSSVKSAKRRMKSVIKLDKLVDIYVRSHDPQDLKHIERGHDSAKNMNYYKIYFTDEN, translated from the coding sequence ATGTTAAACTTTGCCGCGGTGAATATGGAACGCCTCGTCATTCACAGGGTTGGGAACAAAGCAAACGAGGAGGAGTTGCTATGTTCCAACGCGATCGTCAAAATTGATGACGAGCAAGTTCAACAATTGCTGTTTAAGTATCTCCTGCAACCTTTTCGGAAGAATGAAAATATCAACCGATTCTCCCACAGTACGGATATTCGTTTTAACGAAATCTATATGTATATCACTCAAGTCTTTCAGGATCCAAACACATTTCTGGAACAGTCTAAAAACATCGCTCGGCACTTATATGAGAATTCAACTCACCCCAGAATTAAGGGTGGGGAGTTCTATATGGCGTACTTGCATAACGTGGAGGACGGCGACATTATAACAGATGCCATCGGTCTGTTTCGCACCGAGAACAAGGAAACGTACCTAAAGGTGGTGGAAAGAAGCGACGCGTTTAACGTCGTGTCTGACAGTGGAATTAACATCAAGGCTCTGGACAAAGGTTGCCTAGTGCTCAACACCAACGCTGAGCAAGGATACAAGGTGTATGTCGTAGATTCACACAGCAAGGCTGCGAACGAAGCTCGCTATTGGAAGGATGACTTTCTACGCATAGAGCCCGCACGCCCAGAGGATGCCATCACGAGAGATTACATTGAGATGGTTGGGCAATTTGTGACGGACGAGATCGTAGACGAAAACAAAATTAAACCCGTAGAGCTGCGATCACGAACACTCCAGTTCTTCGAAGACAATCCCAAGTTTGAAATGTCTAGATTCGAGGAAGAAGTGCTCCAAGAACCCACCTACATTGAATCTTTTCGGGCGTATAGCGGGCAGTACCAAGAAGAACACGCCATGGAGCCACCCACAGAGTTTCAGATCTCCCCGTCTTCTGTAAAATCCGCCAAGCGCCGTATGAAAAGTGTCATCAAGCTGGATAAATTAGTGGACATCTATGTTCGATCGCATGATCCACAGGACCTAAAACACATTGAACGCGGACACGATTCGGCAAAGAACATGAATTACTACAAAATCTATTTCACGGATGAAAATTAA
- a CDS encoding 2-keto-3-deoxygluconate permease gives MRIKRTIDKIPGGMMIVPLLIGAIVRTAFPHLADGTVFKSSFTGGLLTCAPALLAAFYICLGSTIEFKAAGYIMKKGISLWLGKIVLAAVICLIIKAVVPDQNHMFLGLSALAIVAAFSDTNGGLYMALMGQFGKKAEDVAAYSIMSLESGPFFTMLILGVVGLASFPVMAFVYAVLPLIIGMILGNLDIDMRKFLSQGQSVLIPLFALALGFGINLKNVISAGASGLILGLAVVVITGIVLVLIDRVTGGTGLGGMAAASTAGNASAVPVAVAAVFSGYRAIAATAMVQVAAAVIVTSILVPILTAWMARRAERKAHEAMKAPIHM, from the coding sequence GTGCGTATCAAACGAACGATTGATAAAATTCCAGGTGGGATGATGATTGTTCCACTTCTCATCGGAGCGATTGTCCGAACCGCTTTCCCACACCTTGCCGACGGCACGGTGTTCAAAAGTTCGTTCACTGGCGGATTGCTAACCTGCGCGCCCGCACTGCTGGCGGCGTTTTATATCTGCCTCGGTTCGACGATTGAATTTAAAGCTGCAGGTTATATCATGAAAAAAGGTATCTCCCTGTGGCTCGGAAAGATTGTACTCGCTGCGGTGATATGTCTCATCATCAAGGCGGTGGTTCCCGATCAAAACCACATGTTTCTCGGCCTGTCTGCCCTCGCCATCGTCGCGGCGTTCTCCGACACGAACGGCGGGCTGTATATGGCCTTGATGGGTCAGTTCGGCAAAAAAGCAGAAGATGTCGCGGCGTATTCCATTATGTCGCTTGAATCTGGTCCGTTCTTCACCATGCTCATTCTCGGTGTCGTAGGACTTGCATCATTTCCGGTCATGGCTTTTGTGTACGCGGTATTGCCTTTGATTATCGGCATGATACTGGGTAATCTGGACATCGACATGCGTAAGTTCCTCAGCCAAGGACAGAGTGTGTTAATCCCCCTGTTTGCCCTTGCACTTGGTTTTGGGATTAATTTAAAGAACGTGATTTCTGCAGGCGCTTCGGGATTAATTCTTGGACTGGCAGTTGTCGTCATCACGGGTATCGTTCTAGTCCTGATCGATCGCGTCACTGGTGGCACAGGTCTGGGCGGCATGGCTGCCGCCTCCACAGCTGGTAATGCTTCTGCCGTTCCGGTAGCTGTCGCTGCAGTCTTTTCTGGCTATAGAGCAATCGCGGCTACAGCCATGGTTCAAGTCGCAGCGGCCGTCATTGTCACCTCAATCCTAGTACCCATTCTCACAGCGTGGATGGCAAGGCGTGCGGAACGAAAGGCACATGAAGCGATGAAGGCCCCAATTCACATGTGA
- the pdxA gene encoding 4-hydroxythreonine-4-phosphate dehydrogenase PdxA encodes MSKPTIAMTMGDPAGIGPEISLLTAVSREVNERVNTFIIGDKGRLEEALAVLKRAGKVTNEPHIRSIASVAQAKFEPGIVNVMDLGNVPKSLPWGELSATAGQCAFDYIERAVKLAVDHTIDAICTAPLNKEAWKMAGIKYPGHTEALAALSGSPSSAMMLVNKGLRVVHVTTHVSLKQAIEMATKDRILGRIRLTAESLLRYGVQNPRIAVAGLNPHAGESGLFGDEEEKEIIPAIQQAQSEGFAVTGPLPPDSVYSRAANGQFDAVIAMYHDQGHIAIKMLGFDTGINVTLGLPILRTSVDHGTAFDIAGKGIAREQSMIESILVAADFLKGTNH; translated from the coding sequence ATGTCAAAGCCAACAATTGCAATGACCATGGGCGATCCCGCGGGCATCGGCCCAGAAATCTCTCTGCTCACTGCCGTCAGTCGAGAGGTAAACGAGAGAGTAAACACATTCATCATCGGTGACAAAGGACGACTCGAAGAAGCGCTCGCTGTCCTGAAGCGTGCTGGTAAGGTAACGAATGAGCCGCATATTCGCTCAATCGCCAGCGTAGCGCAGGCGAAGTTCGAACCTGGGATTGTCAACGTCATGGACCTGGGCAACGTGCCCAAAAGTTTGCCGTGGGGCGAATTGAGTGCTACGGCTGGGCAATGTGCGTTCGACTACATCGAGCGAGCGGTAAAACTGGCCGTAGACCACACCATTGACGCCATTTGTACAGCACCTTTAAACAAAGAAGCTTGGAAAATGGCTGGCATCAAGTACCCTGGCCACACGGAAGCCCTCGCTGCTTTGTCGGGATCGCCGAGCTCGGCCATGATGCTCGTCAACAAAGGGCTACGTGTCGTTCATGTCACGACGCATGTCAGTCTCAAACAGGCCATTGAAATGGCAACCAAGGACCGCATTCTTGGGCGTATCCGTCTCACTGCTGAGTCCCTCTTGAGATATGGCGTGCAAAATCCCAGAATTGCTGTCGCAGGCCTCAACCCTCATGCGGGCGAAAGCGGCTTGTTCGGTGACGAGGAAGAAAAAGAGATTATCCCAGCCATCCAGCAAGCTCAATCAGAAGGTTTCGCCGTAACCGGGCCACTGCCGCCTGACTCGGTATACTCGAGAGCGGCTAACGGTCAATTCGACGCAGTTATTGCCATGTACCATGACCAAGGGCATATCGCCATCAAGATGCTGGGCTTCGATACAGGCATCAACGTGACGCTGGGCCTGCCGATTTTGCGAACCTCCGTCGATCACGGCACAGCCTTCGACATCGCCGGCAAAGGAATCGCTCGGGAGCAAAGCATGATCGAATCCATTCTTGTCGCAGCGGACTTTCTCAAAGGAACGAATCACTGA